Proteins from a genomic interval of Desulfofustis limnaeus:
- a CDS encoding electron transfer flavoprotein subunit beta/FixA family protein: MRIIVCVKQVPDTKDVRLDPETNTLAREGVESIMNPYDQHALEAAVALKEAQGGEVVVLTMGPPQAEDVLRQAIACGADRAVLVSDRAFAGSDTWATSYTLAKAVARQAPYDLVICGKQAIDGDTAQVGPGLAMRLNIPYATCIQKICSAAADGLVVERMMDDGYDVLSVGFPALLTVVKDINEPRVPSLKGKMKAKKAEITVLRAADIDAEPSSIGLAGSPTQVVKVFPPEPRGQRAVLTGTVDEQVAQLVDRLKPYLA, translated from the coding sequence ATGAGAATAATTGTTTGTGTCAAACAGGTGCCGGACACCAAGGATGTTCGCCTCGACCCGGAGACCAATACCCTGGCCCGGGAAGGGGTCGAATCCATCATGAACCCCTACGACCAACACGCTCTGGAGGCCGCGGTCGCGCTCAAGGAGGCGCAGGGCGGTGAGGTGGTGGTGCTGACCATGGGTCCGCCCCAGGCCGAGGACGTGTTGCGCCAAGCCATCGCCTGCGGGGCCGATCGCGCCGTGCTGGTCTCGGACCGAGCCTTTGCCGGTTCGGATACCTGGGCCACCTCGTACACGCTGGCCAAGGCGGTAGCACGGCAAGCGCCGTACGACCTGGTTATTTGCGGCAAACAGGCGATTGACGGCGATACCGCCCAGGTCGGCCCGGGCTTGGCCATGCGGCTGAACATCCCGTATGCCACCTGCATTCAGAAAATATGCTCGGCCGCTGCGGATGGACTGGTGGTGGAGCGGATGATGGATGACGGGTACGATGTGTTGTCCGTCGGTTTTCCGGCCCTGCTGACGGTCGTCAAAGATATCAATGAGCCGCGGGTGCCGTCATTGAAAGGCAAGATGAAGGCGAAGAAGGCGGAGATCACGGTCCTGCGGGCCGCAGATATCGATGCCGAGCCGAGTTCCATCGGGCTTGCCGGCTCGCCGACGCAGGTGGTCAAGGTGTTTCCTCCGGAACCCCGCGGTCAGCGTGCCGTTCTGACCGGGACGGTCGACGAGCAGGTGGCTCAGTTGGTGGATCGACTCAAGCCCTATCTGGCATAG
- a CDS encoding electron transfer flavoprotein subunit alpha: MLKIDETLCIGCGLCEEACPFGAIKVEGGTAVVGDNCTLCGACVDVCEVEALRFEGVERRVGKDLADWSGVWVFAEFSRGRLAPVALELLGIGRRLADARGVKLTAVLFGHMTGNSAEQLIGHGADQVYRVDNPGLELFSDEVYEKILLDLISTHQPEIVLAGATAIGRSFIPGVATTVDAGLTADCTGLEIRAEDGVLLQTRPAFGGNIMATIVCPHTRPQMATVRPKVMKELPYSADRRGEIIDIMPTPRQLTSRIKVLESVQEAQSKVNIQESDILVSGGRGLDNEKGFELIGRLAEVLGAKVSASRAAVDAGWIPYPHQVGQTGKTVAPKLYIACGISGAIQHVAGMQSSETIVAINRDADAPIFTVADYGIVGDLYEVLPKLIEAIERRRGS; this comes from the coding sequence ATGTTGAAAATCGACGAAACGCTCTGTATCGGTTGCGGCTTGTGCGAAGAGGCCTGTCCTTTCGGAGCCATCAAGGTGGAAGGCGGCACGGCCGTGGTGGGTGACAACTGCACCCTGTGCGGCGCCTGTGTGGACGTGTGCGAGGTTGAGGCCTTACGTTTTGAAGGAGTTGAACGCCGGGTCGGTAAGGATCTGGCCGATTGGTCGGGGGTATGGGTCTTTGCCGAGTTCTCGCGGGGCCGGTTAGCGCCCGTTGCCCTGGAGTTGCTCGGCATCGGCCGACGGCTCGCCGATGCCCGGGGGGTCAAGCTCACCGCGGTGCTGTTTGGTCACATGACCGGGAACAGCGCTGAGCAATTGATCGGCCATGGTGCCGACCAGGTCTATCGGGTGGACAACCCCGGCCTGGAACTCTTCTCCGACGAGGTCTACGAGAAAATTCTCTTGGATCTGATCAGCACCCATCAGCCGGAAATTGTGTTAGCCGGAGCTACTGCCATTGGCCGTTCCTTTATCCCCGGGGTGGCCACCACTGTCGATGCCGGCTTGACCGCCGATTGCACCGGCCTCGAGATCCGGGCCGAGGATGGCGTGCTGCTGCAGACCAGGCCGGCCTTCGGCGGCAATATCATGGCCACCATCGTCTGCCCGCATACCCGGCCGCAAATGGCCACGGTACGCCCGAAGGTCATGAAGGAGCTGCCGTACTCCGCCGATCGCCGAGGTGAGATCATCGACATCATGCCGACGCCGCGGCAGCTGACGAGTCGCATCAAGGTGCTTGAATCGGTGCAGGAAGCGCAATCCAAGGTCAACATCCAGGAGTCCGACATCTTGGTGTCCGGCGGACGGGGGCTGGACAACGAGAAGGGATTCGAACTGATTGGCCGGCTGGCCGAGGTCCTCGGGGCCAAAGTCTCCGCCTCGCGTGCCGCCGTTGACGCCGGTTGGATTCCGTACCCCCACCAGGTGGGTCAGACGGGTAAAACGGTGGCGCCGAAACTCTATATCGCCTGCGGCATCTCCGGGGCCATTCAACATGTGGCCGGGATGCAATCCTCCGAGACCATCGTCGCCATCAACCGCGATGCCGACGCCCCGATCTTCACGGTAGCCGACTACGGCATCGTCGGGGATCTCTATGAAGTCCTGCCAAAACTCATCGAGGCCATCGAAAGGAGACGAGGATCATGA